A single genomic interval of Helianthus annuus cultivar XRQ/B chromosome 6, HanXRQr2.0-SUNRISE, whole genome shotgun sequence harbors:
- the LOC110865285 gene encoding delta(12)-fatty-acid desaturase FAD2, which produces MGSGGRATERNNSGTEVVKRAPSSKPPFTLGDIKKVIPPHCFNRSLIKSSYYLFVDLFFSFLFYYVAATYIIPLSAPYSYLAWPVYWILQGSVQMGLWVIGHECGHQAFSDYPWLNDTIGYFLHTGMLAPYFSWKYSHRRHHSNTASLENDESFVPKKKSSLNSFARVLNTPPGRLFRLVVLCSIGWLLYVCFNVSGRKYEKFANHFDPKSPIYSDRERFQILLTDVGLLVASYGVYKVGMSQGLTWLVLVYFAPLVIVYGFLVVITWLHHTHRSLPHYDSTEWNWLRGALSTIDRDYGILNTVLHHITDTHVAHHLFFTIPHYNAMEATKAIKPFLGEYYQFDDTPIVKAMWREATECFFVEADEGDSDSKGVYWFNNKI; this is translated from the coding sequence ATGGGTTCCGGCGGCCGTGCTACCGAGAGAAACAACTCCGGCACCGAAGTTGTTAAGCGAGCCCCATCCTCCAAACCACCATTCACTCTTGGTGACATCAAAAAAGTCATACCTCCACACTGTTTTAACCGATCCCTGATCAAATCTTCATACTACCTTTTCGTTGACCTCTTTTTCTCCTTCTTGTTTTACTATGTTGCAGCCACATACATCATCCCCCTTTCGGCCCCTTATTCCTATTTAGCATGGCCAGTTTACTGGATCCTGCAAGGTAGTGTTCAAATGGGTTTGTGGGTTATTGGTCATGAGTGTGGTCATCAAGCTTTTAGTGACTACCCATGGTTAAACGACACCATCGGCTACTTTCTTCACACGGGTATGCTTGCTCCTTATTTCTCTTGGAAGTACAGTCATCGTCGTCACCATTCCAACACTGCTTCACTTGAGAATGATGAATCTTTTGTCCCCAAAAAGAAGTCTAGCCTTAACTCCTTTGCTAGAGTTCTCAACACCCCACCTGGCCGTCTCTTCAGGCTTGTGGTCTTGTGCTCCATCGGCTGGCTCTTGTACGTTTGTTTCAATGTTTCCGGTCGAAAGTATGAGAAATTCGCTAACCATTTTGATCCAAAAAGTCCCATTTACAGCGACCGCGAGCGGTTCCAAATTCTCCTAACCGATGTGGGACTTCTTGTTGCAAGCTATGGGGTGTACAAAGTGGGTATGTCACAAGGACTCACTTGGCTAGTGTTGGTCTACTTTGCTCCTTTGGTTATTGTTTATGGGTTCCTTGTGGTCATCACTTGGTTGCACCACACACACCGTTCGCTGCCACACTACGACTCAACCGAATGGAACTGGCTTAGGGGAGCTTTGTCAACCATTGATAGAGATTACGGTATTTTGAACACGGTTCTACACCACATCACTGATACTCATGTGGCTCATCATTTGTTCTTCACCATTCCTCATTATAATGCTATGGAGGCAACAAAAGCAATCAAACCATTTTTGGGAGAATATTATCAGTTTGATGATACTCCAATAGTCAAAGCGATGTGGAGAGAGGCTACTGAGTGTTTCTTTGTTGAGGCTGATGAAGGTGATAGCGACAGCAAAGGTGTATACTGGTTCAACAATAAGATCTGA
- the LOC110944644 gene encoding uncharacterized protein LOC110944644, whose translation MIAENRTQVPINSSMTWKCWTPLKCKILVWRADVNWLPTRAELLKRGVAFNDGSCAICNEDLETMMHLFTGCVFSDEIWARVGSWCRLSPIYAFEVKDLLKMAGTQTKTKKEKYILRGIIYTTMWSIWNERNARIFKGNSRKLVEVVEIVKSTAFLWIRHRSSLKGIDWNI comes from the coding sequence ATGATTGCTGAAAATAGGACACAGGTGCCGATCAACTCGAGTATGACATGGAAATGTTGGACGCCGTTGAAGTGCAAAATTTTGGTGTGGAGGGCAGACGTTAATTGGCTCCCAACACGGGCGGAGCTTCTTAAACGTGGTGTTGCTTTTAATGATGGATCGTGTGCCATATGTAATGAGGATTTGGAAACTATGATGCATTTGTTCACAGGTTGTGTGTTCTCGGATGAAATTTGGGCGCGAGTGGGATCTTGGTGTCGTTTAAGTCCCATCTATGCTTTTGAAGTGAAAGATCTTTTGAAGATGGCGGGTACTCAAACGAAGACGAAGAAGGAGAAATACATTCTTAGAGGCATTATCTACACTACAATGTGGTCGATATGGAATGAACGTAATGCTAGAATTTTCAAGGGCAACTCTCGTAAACTGGTCGAGGTGGTGGAAATTGTCAAATCTACGGCGTTTTTGTGGATTCGTCATAGGTCTAGTTTGAAAGGTATTGATTGGAATATTTGA
- the LOC110944646 gene encoding uncharacterized protein LOC110944646 produces MSSSSSSGSTDTMEAVNFFYKQGGRGDTNNFGRRRGGGGANQRLIVDYFADEPLYSEAIFRRRFRMSRRLFLRIADDLAAYHPFFTMRPDARGKMGFTTLQKCTSAIRQLAYGTTTDSWDEYLKMSERTARECLYKFCKFVVKLYSQKYLRKPNHNDVQSLYQHHQARHGFPGMLGSIDCMHWPWRNCHTAWRGMYTRGDQGHPTIILEAVVSQDLWIWHAFFGIPGSNNDINVLQNSEVFDDVIKGVGPDTSFTVSGVEYRRGYYLADGIYPQYSTIVKTVRHPSDEKRKKFAKFQEAARKDIERCFGVLQQRWHIIENPPRAFTPKTLRYCMYACILLHNMILEDEGHAICEYDENAVEENNVSVSGEQQDLNRFSLHNDFTHVNLQSDLIDHIWSLEENSA; encoded by the exons atgtcatcttcttcttcatcgggTTCGACGGACACCATGGAAGccgtaaattttttttataaacaaggTGGTAGAGGCGACACAAATAATTTTGGAAGAAGAAGAGGAGGAGGAG GTGCTAACCAAAGATTAATCGTTGATTACTTTGCCGACGAGCCGCTGTACTCGGAGGCTATTTTTAGACGTCGTTTCAGAATGAGTCGTCGACTTTTCTTACGTATCGCCGACGATTTAGCCGCTTATCACCCGTTTTTTACCATGCGACCCGATGCTAGAGGCAAAATGGGCTTCACCACCTTACAGAAATGTACTTCGGCGATTCGTCAACTTGCTTATGGGACGACAACCGATTCTTGGGACGAATACTTAAAGATGTCCGAAAGAACTGCAAGAGAATGTTTATACAAGTTTTGCAAATTTGTGGTGAAGCTCTACAGCCAAAAATATTTGCGAAAACCAAATCACAATGACGTTCAAAGTTTGTATCAACACCACCAAGCAAGGCACGGTTTTCCAGGcatgctcgggagcattgattgcatgcatTGGCCATGGCGGAATTGTCATACCGCTTGGCGAGGAATGTATACGCGAGGCGATCAGGGACATCCAACAATAATTCTAGAAGCTGTTGTGTCTCAAGACctatggatttggcatgctttctTTGGTATTCCTGGTTCGAATAACGACATCAACGTTCTACAAAATTCGGAGGTTTTTGACGATGTTATAAAAGGGGTCGGTCCTGATACGAGTTTTACAGTTTCGGGCGTGGAGTACAGACGCGGGTATTATCTTGCCGATGGAATATACCCACAATACTCTACGATAGTTAAAACGGTTAGGCATCCTTCGGatgaaaaaagaaagaaatttgccAAGTTTCAAGAAGCGGCtagaaaagatattgaacggtGTTTTGGGGTTCTCCAACAAAGATGGCATATTATTGAAAACCCACCACGCGCTTTTACACCCAAAACGTTGCGATACTGTATGTATGCTTGTATTCTGCTGCATAACATGATCCTCGAAGACGAAGGACATGCAATTTGTGAGTATGACGAGAACGCGGTGGAGGAGAATAATGTTTCGGTTAGCGgagaacaacaagatttgaacaggTTTTCGTTACATAACGATTTCACACATGTCAATCTCCAATCGGACTTGATCGATCACATTTGGAGTCTAGAAGAAAACAGCGcgtag